One Mya arenaria isolate MELC-2E11 chromosome 7, ASM2691426v1 genomic window carries:
- the LOC128241397 gene encoding uncharacterized protein LOC128241397: MDAKKVFCFVFAVVGVLAGVSEAIKCYDCTSLTENCKDDFKKEGITIKDNCSACIKFKGLSEGNKGVVRRCSPIKVGKNECKEVTLLDITMIVCVCDKDLCNGTPRVTVTVFTLVTDVLAAFKLM, from the exons ATGGACGCTAAGAAAgtattttgctttgtttttgctgttgttggtGTTCTAgcag gcGTGTCCGAAGCAATTAAATGCTACGATTGTACCTCATTAACGGAAAACTGCAAGGATGACTTTAAGAAGGAAGGCATCACGATTAAAGACAACTGCAGCGCATGCATAAAATTCAAAGGATTAAGTGAAGGGAACAAGG GCGTTGTGAGGAGATGCTCTCCAATCAAAGTCGGGAAGAACGAATGCAAGGAAGTAACGTTACTAGACATCACGATGATCGTCTGTGTGTGTGACAAGGACCTTTGTAATGGAACACCGCGCGTGACCGTCACGGTCTTCACCTTGGTAACAGACGTGCTAGCCGCCTTCAAGTTGATGTGA
- the LOC128239918 gene encoding uncharacterized protein LOC128239918, with the protein MDAIKVFCFVFVLVGVLAGVSEAIKCYNCTSLTAGNCKDDFKKEGITIKDNCSACMKTKGKYEGNQVVMRTCSPIKVGKNECKEITQLGAKMNVCTCVNDLCNGTPRVTVTVFTLVTAVLAAFKMV; encoded by the exons ATGGACGCTATAAAAGTATTTTGCTTCGTTTTTGTTCTTGTTGGTGTTTTAgcag GCGTATCCGAGGCAATCAAATGCTACAATTGTACCTCATTAACGGCGGGAAACTGCAAGGATGACTTTAAGAAGGAAGGCATCACGATTAAAGACAACTGCAGCGCATGCATGAAAACCAAAGGAAAATATGAAGGGAACCAG GTTGTTATGAGGACATGCTCTCCAATCAAAGTCGGGAAGAACGAATGCAAGGAAATAACGCAACTAGGCGCCAAGATGAACGTCTGCACGTGTGTCAATGACCTTTGTAATGGAACACCGCGCGTGACCGTCACGGTCTTCACCCTGGTAACAGCCGTGCTAGCCGCTTTCAAGATGGTGTAA
- the LOC128241909 gene encoding uncharacterized protein LOC128241909, whose amino-acid sequence MDAIKVVCIVCALVGALAVVSEAIKCYDCNSIMTTNCKDEFKKENIPVKENCSACMKTKGKKDGNQFVLRSCSPLKGGKNECNEVKKDGAEVNVCFCDKDICNGTPRVTVTIFTLVTAVLVAFKLM is encoded by the exons ATGGACGCTATAAAAGTAGTTTGCATTGTTTGCGCTCTTGTTGGAGCTTTAGCAG TCGTGTCCGAGGCAATAAAATGCTACGACTGTAATTCAATAATGACGACAAACTGCAAAGATGaatttaagaaagaaaacatCCCGGTTAAAGAAAACTGCAGTGCATGCATGAAAACCAAAGGAAAGAAGGACGGGAACCAGT TCGTTTTGAGGTCATGCAGTCCGCTTAAAGGCGGGAAGAACGAATGCAATGAAGTAAAGAAAGATGGCGCCGAGGTAAACGTCTGCTTCTGTGACAAGGACATTTGTAATGGAACACCGCGCGTGACCGTCACGATCTTCACCTTGGTAACAGCCGTGCTAGTAGCTTTCAAACTCATGTGA